GTCCAGGAGGCCCTCACCGCCTCCCGCCTCGACGAGCTCGCCACCCCGACCGCCGCCGACGGGCTCAAGGGCCTCCTCGCCGACACCTCCGCCTACGAGGACTTCGACGTCGACGCCGCCGCCCAGCGCTCCATGGCCTTCGAAGCCCTCGACCAGCTCGCCCTGGACCACCTCCTCGGCGTCCGCTGACCCCGACGGACGGGATGCCTCGCGCGCGGTCGCGCGGGGCGCCCCCCGCCGGGTACGGAACCAGCCGGACCCGTACCCGGAGCACCCAAACTCCCCGGGACACAGTCGTCTCCGGGAGTCCGGCCCACTCCCACGCAAGGGCACCCCCGTGACAGCACACATAACGGACGGATCGCGCCAGCGGCGCCGCCGTCTCGACCGGCGGGTCATCGTCCCGCTCACCGTTGTCTCCGCGCTCGTCGGCGCCGTCGCCCTCTCGGGCTGCGGTTCCCAGCGGGACGCGAGCGTGTTCACCGTCCTGAACTCCTCGACGGACGACTCGTACCACGGCTGGGACGCCGCGACCCTGAAGCGCTGCAGCAAGCAGCTGGGCGTCACCATCGAGCAGCAGTCCGTCCCGGCCGCGCAGGTCATGACGAAGTCGCTGCGCATGGCTTCCTCGAAGTCGCTGCCCGACATCATCCAGTTCGACGGCTCCGAGATGCCGACCTTCGCCGAGACCGGCGGTCTGCTGGACCTGAAGAAGCTGGGCGTCTCCACCGCGGACATCCCCCAGGGCATCCTCGACTACGGCTCGTACAAGGGCACGTACTACGGAGCGGCGCGCACGGTGAACACCCTCGCGCTCTTCTACAACAAGGACATCCTCGACAAGGCCGGCCTGCCGGTGCCCACCACCTGGGCCGAGATGCAGGCGACCGCCAAGAAGCTCACCAAGAAGGGGAGCTACGGCGTCGCGCTCAGCGCGGGCGGCGCGGAGGACGGTGTCTACCAGTTCACGCCGTTCATGTGGTCCAACGGCGGCGACGAGACCGACCTCGACTCGCCCGAGGTGGTCGGGGCCCTGGACTACTGGAAGTCCCTCCTGAAGGACGGCTCCCTCTCCAAGTCCACGGTCAACTGGACCCAGGCCGACGTCAACGACCAGTTCATGGCGGGCAACGCGGCCATGATGATCAACGGACCGTGGCAGGTCGAGACGCTCAACACGAAGAAGAACCTGCACTGGGGCATCGCGCAGATCCCGGTCCCGAAGGCCGGCGACGACTCGGTGGGTCCGCTGGGCGGCGGCATGCTGACCATCCCGGACGTCGGGGACACCGCGCGGGAGAAGACCTCCGCGAAGATCGTCAACTGCATGACCAGCGAGCAGGAGGAGGTCACCTACGCGCTGAACAGCTGGATGATCCCGGCCAACGAGAAGGCCGCCGCGGTGTGGCGCACCAAGGTGCCGTCGCTCAGCTCGCTCGCCGATCAGGTGGCCACCGCCCGCTCGCGCACCGCGAAGCTCGGCTCCGGCTGGACCTCCGTGTCGCTCGCGCTGCAGAGCGCCTTCCAGTCGGCCCTCACCGGGCAGTCCAGTGAGTCGGCCCTCCATCACGCCCAGCAGCGTGTCGAGAGCGGGAACTGAGGTATCTGAACATGTCATCCACCGCTGCCTCCGCACCCGCGGCCTCCGCACCCGCCGCGGCCCCCGTGGCGAAGGCGCCGAAGCCCGGCTCGCTCAAGCGCCGCCGCACGCTGGCCCAGTGGGGGTTCATCGCCCCCGCCGTGATCTTCATGCTGCTGTTCTTCGGCTACCCGCTCGTCCGCAACGTCGTGATGAGCTTCCAGCACTACACGCCGTCCACCTTCTTCACGGGTGAGGCGCCCTTCAACGGGTTCGACAACTGGAAGAACGTCTTCCAGGACGACCTGTTCGGCAAGGCCCTGTGGCAGACCATCCTCTTCACGATCGGCTCGCTGATCGGGCAGTTCTGCATCGGCCTCGCCCTCGCGGTGTTCTTCAACCGCCGCTTCCCCCTCAACGGGGTGCTGCGGTCGCTGATCCTGCTGCCCTGGCTGGTCCCGATGGTCGTCTCCGGTGTCGTCTGGCGCCGCATCCTCGACCAGGACACCGGGGTGCTCAACTCCTTCCTGGGCCTGTTCGGCGCAGGTGACACCCCCTGGCTGAGCAGCACCGGCATGGCGCTGATCTCCGTCGTCATGGTGAACATCTGGATCGGCATCCCGTTCAACATGGTGATCCTGTACGGCGGCCTCCAGGAGGTCCCGAAGGAGATGTACGAGGCGGCCTCGCTGGACGGCGCTTCCGCCTGGCGCCAGTTCCGCTCGATCACCCTGCCGCTGCTGAAGCCGGTCATCACCGTGGTGCTGGTGCTGGGCTTCATGTCGACCGTCAAGATCCTGGACCTGGTCCTGGCCCTGACGGACGGCGGTCCCGCCGACTCCACCCAGACGCTCGGCACCCTGACGTACCAGAACTCCTTCGCCCAGCTGGACTTCGGCGCGGGCGCGGTGGTCGGCAACATCCTGATCCTGATCTCCGCGGTCTTCGCGGTGTTCTACCTGCGGGCCAACCGCAACGAGGGGAAGTGAACGGCATGGCGACCACCACTCCCGCCGTTTCGGCCCGTACCGCGGGCGGGCCGGCCGAGAACAAGCCGAAGCGCCACTGGGGCGCGATGATCATCGGGATCGTCATCCTCTGCGTGATGCTCTTCCCGCTCTACTGGATGGTCAACACGGCCCTCCAGCCGGAGTCGGGTCTGCTGGAGGTCTCCCCCGTCCCGCACAGCCTGGACTTCTCGGGCTTCAGCGACGCGTTCAAGGAGCAGGGCGGGCACCTGCTGACCTCGCTCGGCGTCGCGCTCGGCGCCGTGGTCATCTGCCTCGCGTTCTCCGCTCCGGCCGCCTACGGGCTCGCCCAGTTCAAGCTGCGCGGCACGAAGACCGTCGTGTTCGGCACCCTGATCACGCAGATGGTTCCCGGCATCGTCATCGCCAACGCCCTGTACAGCGCCTACGTGGACCTGGGGCTGGTCAACTCGTACGCGGGTCTGATGCTGGCGGACGCCTCGCTGGGCATCCCGTTCGCGATCGTGCTGATGCGCTCGTTCATGGTGGCGATCCCGCGCGAGGTCATCGAGGCGGCGGAGGTCGACGGCGCGGGCAAGTTCCGTACCTTTGTCCAGGTCGTTCTGCCGATGAGCCGCAACTCCCTGATCACGGCGGGGCTGTTCTCGTTCCTGTACGCCTGGAGCGATTTCATGTTTGCCCTCACACTGAACACCACGGACGACGTGAAGCCGATCACCCTCGGCATCTACCAGTACATCGGTGCGCACGTCGGAGACTGGGGCTCGGTCATGTCCGCAGCGGTTCTGTCGGCGATCCCGGCTGCCGTGCTGCTCGTCCTGTCCCAGAAGTACATCGCCGCCGGGATTACCGGCGGCTCGGTCAAGTAAGGGCTTTTCATGAGTGAGTTCCCTGTCTTCCCTCCGGGTTTCGTCTTCGGTGCGGCCACCGCGTCGTACCAGATCGAAGGCGCGGTGGCCGAGGACGGCCGCGGCCCCTCCATCTGGGACACCTACAGCCACACGCCGGGACGTACGGACGGCGGCGACACGGGTGACGTGGCCTGCGACCACTACCACCGCTACCCCGAGGACGTGGCGCTCCTGCGCGACCTGGGCGTGGACTCGTACCGCTTCTCCATAGCCTGGCCGCGCATCCAGCCGACCGGCAGCGGCCCGGCCAACGCCAAGGGCCTGGACTTCTACTCGCGTCTGGTCGACAACCTGCTCGAAGCGGGCATCGAGCCCGCCGCCACCCTTTACCACTGGGACCTTCCGCAGGCCCTGGAGGACAAGGGCGGCTGGCGCGTGCGCGAGACGGCCGAACGATTCGGCGAGTTCACCGCGATCATGGCCGAGCACCTGGCCGACCGGGTGCCGCGCTGGATCACCCTGAACGAGCCCTGGTGCAGCGCCTTCCTCGGTTACTCGGTGGGCCGGCACGCCCCGGGCGCCAAGGAGGGCACCGGCGCGCTGGCCGCCGCCCACCACCTGCTGGTCGGCCACGGCCTGGCCATGAAGGAGCTGCGCGCCGCGGGCGTCCGCGAGGCGGGCATCACCCTCAACCTGGACCGCAACCTCCCGGCCACCGACACCGACGCGGACCGGGGTGCGGTGCTCCGCGCGGACACCCAGCACAACCTGGTGTGGACCGAGCCGATCCTCGCCGGCCGCTACCCGGCGAGCGACGAGGAGACCTGGGGCGAGCTCATCACCGACCAGGACTTCCGCCTCGACGGCGACCTGGAGCTGATCTCCCAGCCGCTCGACTTCCTGGGCATCAACTACTACCGCCCGATCGTCGTCGCGGACGCCCCGTACCGCGAGGCCGACCCGGCGCTGCGGGTGGCGACCGACAACCGGCTCCGCGAGACGGAGTACCCGGACGTCCGCCGCACCGCGATGGGCTGGCCGGTCGTGCCGGAGACCTTCACCGATCTGCTGACGGATCTGAAGAAGACCTACGGCGAGGCCCTGCCGCCCGTCCACATCACGGAGAACGGCTCGGCCGAGTACGACACCGTCGACGAGGACGGCGCCGTGCACGACACGGACCGCGTCGAGTACCTGCGCGACCACCTGACGGCCCTGAAGGCCGCCATGGACGCCGGGGTGGACGTCCAGGGCTACTACGTCTGGTCGCTGCTGGACAACTTCGAGTGGGCCCTCGGCTACGCGAAGCGGTTCGGGATCATCCGGGTCGACTACGACACCCAGGAGCGCACCCCGAAGGACAGCTACCGCTGGTACCAGGAGCTGATCAAGGCGCACCGGAAGTAACCGGCACGGCTCCGGGTCCTGACCCCCGGAGCCCTCGGGTGCGGGGCCGTACGGCGTGTTGGTGAACACGCCTTACGGCCCCGCTTCCGCGTGCCCCGGGCCGCGCTGCGGCGGGAGTTCAGGGACGGACCAGCTCCAGCGCCCGCTTCAGGTTGTACTCGGCGATGCCGGCCATGAAGGCCCGGTCGGGGAAGTCCCCGTCGAGCAGGCGCAGCGGGCCCGCGGTCAGCGAGAGCCGCTGCGCGAGCAGGTACAGCGCGAGCCGGTCCTCGTCCAGCCCGTCCGCCTCCAGCGGCTTGTAGGCCTCGTGCAGGCGGATGCGCAGGAACACGTGCTCCCACTCGACGTCGAAGTACATCACCCCCTCGATGTCGATCAGCACGGGGTTGCCGTCCGCGTCCACCCGCACGTGGTCGGGGCCCAGTTCGCCGTGGACGACCGCGTGCTGTGCGCGCGGCCGCACCGCCGCCGCCAGGCCGAGCAGCCGCTCCTCCAGCCGGTCGCGGGTGTCGGCGATCCTTGGGTCACGCGAGGCGGCCTCGGCGAGGTCGCGCAGCGCCCGGCCGAGGACGACCTCCTCGCACGAGGAACCGCGCGACGTTCCTCCGCCGTCGACCACGGCCACCTTGCCGTACGCCGGTGCCCGGTGGCCCCGCATCGCCTCCAGGGACTCCGCGAGCCGGGCCATGACCGGAGCGGCCGCGTGCCGGTCGCGCGCCAGCAGCTCTTCCAGGCTCTCTCCCCGGAGGTCCTCCACGATCGCGAGGCCGCCGTCGCCGCGGGCGCCGTCGCGGTCGAGGAGGCGGAGTGCCGGTACGCGGACCCCGAGGGCGTCCAGACGCGCGTGCGCGGCCTGGAACAGATCGATCCCGAGGCCGGGCGAGAACGGGTCGGTGAGGTCGTCGTCGCCCTCGGCGGCGGGCCAGTAGTTCTCCGCCTCGTCCCACAGGTAGGCGACCGCCGTCGTCGCGTCGTCCATCACCAGGCGGTACACGCCCTTCTTGCTGCCGCCCGTGACCCGCTCGACCGCCTCCAGCCTCCGCCCTCCGCCCAGTGCGGCCCGCGCCGCGCCCGCCAGCCGCTCCCGTATCGACCGCTCCCGCGCCACTGCCCCGGGTTCCACGTTCCGACCGCCTCTCTCCGCCGCGTCGACAGGCGCGGCAACCGGCGCGCACCCTACGGGAGATCGACGACGACGCCAAAAGGGCCGCACCCCCACCGGACTCTCGTCCGGGGTGGTGCGGCCCCTTCGTCGGCTTCACACGGCGCGCGGTGTGCGCCGCCCGGGCCTACTTGCGGATCAGGCTGCGGAGCACGTACTGCAGGATGCCGCCGTTGCGGTAGTAGTCCGCCTCGCCGGGGGTGTCGATGCGCACGACGCCGTCGAACTCCACACCGGTGTCGGTGGTGACCTTGACCGTGCGCGGGGTGGTGCCGTCGTTGAGCACGGTCACGCCGGTGAAGGAGAAGGTCTCCTCGCCGGTGAGACCGAGGGTCTCGGCGGTGTGGCCCTCCGGGAACTGCAGCGGGAGGACGCCCATGCCGATGAGGTTCGAGCGGTGGATGCGCTCGTACGACTCGGCGATGACGGCCTTGACGCCCAGCAGCGCGGTGCCCTTG
The DNA window shown above is from Streptomyces sp. NBC_00247 and carries:
- a CDS encoding carbohydrate ABC transporter permease, whose translation is MATTTPAVSARTAGGPAENKPKRHWGAMIIGIVILCVMLFPLYWMVNTALQPESGLLEVSPVPHSLDFSGFSDAFKEQGGHLLTSLGVALGAVVICLAFSAPAAYGLAQFKLRGTKTVVFGTLITQMVPGIVIANALYSAYVDLGLVNSYAGLMLADASLGIPFAIVLMRSFMVAIPREVIEAAEVDGAGKFRTFVQVVLPMSRNSLITAGLFSFLYAWSDFMFALTLNTTDDVKPITLGIYQYIGAHVGDWGSVMSAAVLSAIPAAVLLVLSQKYIAAGITGGSVK
- a CDS encoding carbohydrate ABC transporter permease encodes the protein MSSTAASAPAASAPAAAPVAKAPKPGSLKRRRTLAQWGFIAPAVIFMLLFFGYPLVRNVVMSFQHYTPSTFFTGEAPFNGFDNWKNVFQDDLFGKALWQTILFTIGSLIGQFCIGLALAVFFNRRFPLNGVLRSLILLPWLVPMVVSGVVWRRILDQDTGVLNSFLGLFGAGDTPWLSSTGMALISVVMVNIWIGIPFNMVILYGGLQEVPKEMYEAASLDGASAWRQFRSITLPLLKPVITVVLVLGFMSTVKILDLVLALTDGGPADSTQTLGTLTYQNSFAQLDFGAGAVVGNILILISAVFAVFYLRANRNEGK
- a CDS encoding GH1 family beta-glucosidase, which gives rise to MSEFPVFPPGFVFGAATASYQIEGAVAEDGRGPSIWDTYSHTPGRTDGGDTGDVACDHYHRYPEDVALLRDLGVDSYRFSIAWPRIQPTGSGPANAKGLDFYSRLVDNLLEAGIEPAATLYHWDLPQALEDKGGWRVRETAERFGEFTAIMAEHLADRVPRWITLNEPWCSAFLGYSVGRHAPGAKEGTGALAAAHHLLVGHGLAMKELRAAGVREAGITLNLDRNLPATDTDADRGAVLRADTQHNLVWTEPILAGRYPASDEETWGELITDQDFRLDGDLELISQPLDFLGINYYRPIVVADAPYREADPALRVATDNRLRETEYPDVRRTAMGWPVVPETFTDLLTDLKKTYGEALPPVHITENGSAEYDTVDEDGAVHDTDRVEYLRDHLTALKAAMDAGVDVQGYYVWSLLDNFEWALGYAKRFGIIRVDYDTQERTPKDSYRWYQELIKAHRK
- a CDS encoding ABC transporter substrate-binding protein, whose product is MTAHITDGSRQRRRRLDRRVIVPLTVVSALVGAVALSGCGSQRDASVFTVLNSSTDDSYHGWDAATLKRCSKQLGVTIEQQSVPAAQVMTKSLRMASSKSLPDIIQFDGSEMPTFAETGGLLDLKKLGVSTADIPQGILDYGSYKGTYYGAARTVNTLALFYNKDILDKAGLPVPTTWAEMQATAKKLTKKGSYGVALSAGGAEDGVYQFTPFMWSNGGDETDLDSPEVVGALDYWKSLLKDGSLSKSTVNWTQADVNDQFMAGNAAMMINGPWQVETLNTKKNLHWGIAQIPVPKAGDDSVGPLGGGMLTIPDVGDTAREKTSAKIVNCMTSEQEEVTYALNSWMIPANEKAAAVWRTKVPSLSSLADQVATARSRTAKLGSGWTSVSLALQSAFQSALTGQSSESALHHAQQRVESGN
- a CDS encoding phosphotransferase family protein; protein product: MYRLVMDDATTAVAYLWDEAENYWPAAEGDDDLTDPFSPGLGIDLFQAAHARLDALGVRVPALRLLDRDGARGDGGLAIVEDLRGESLEELLARDRHAAAPVMARLAESLEAMRGHRAPAYGKVAVVDGGGTSRGSSCEEVVLGRALRDLAEAASRDPRIADTRDRLEERLLGLAAAVRPRAQHAVVHGELGPDHVRVDADGNPVLIDIEGVMYFDVEWEHVFLRIRLHEAYKPLEADGLDEDRLALYLLAQRLSLTAGPLRLLDGDFPDRAFMAGIAEYNLKRALELVRP